One genomic region from Serinus canaria isolate serCan28SL12 chromosome 7, serCan2020, whole genome shotgun sequence encodes:
- the NFE2L2 gene encoding nuclear factor erythroid 2-related factor 2 isoform X1: MEIEAAAAAQDMNLIDILWRQDIDLGARREVFDSRQRQKEYELEKQKKLEKERQEQLQKEQEEALLAQLELDEETGEFVPVQPAQCIQSENTEPPVAFSQTTEPSKPEAEALSFDDCMQLLAEAFPFIDEHEASTAAFQSLVPAQVNSNPAFVSSDQTQPPESPDLVQPTDAENMQNIEQVWEELLSLSELQCLNIENDNLAEVSTVPSPETKPAEMHSSCSYCSSLPMLKKDVNCSPDFLDGIEGPFSGILPPEDTSQLSVNSLNDTSPSNPDFCEDFYTTFIDTKVNGDAAATNTISQSLAEILSEPIDLSDFALCKAFNGDYSGTRAECNDSDSGISLNASSSVASPEHSVESSACADKTLGCSDSEMEDTDSTPGSMLQSSAAVYSLHLQDQVFSALGPSTQTSLPRTATPKKEPPPAPGQPKVPFTKDKPPGRPDAHLTRDEQRARALQIPFPVEKIINLPVADFSEMMSKEQFNEAQLTLIRDIRRRGKNKVAAQNCRKRKLENIVELEHDLSNLKDEKEKLLKEKGEHDRSLHQMKKQLTTLYLEVFSMLRDEDGKPYSPSEYSLQQTRDGNVFLVPKSRQSGTKL, translated from the exons ATGGAGATCGAggcggccgccgccgcgcaG GACATGAACTTGATTGACATCCTTTGGAGGCAAGATATAGACCTTGGGGCAAGACGTGAAGTTTTTGATTCTAGGCAGCGGCAGAAGGAGTATGAACTTGAGAAGCAGAAGAAACTTGAAAAGGAAAGACAAGAGCAGCTCCaaaaagagcaggaggaagccTTGCTGGCTCAGCTGGAGTTAGACGAAGAGACAGGTGAATTTGTTCCTGTGCAGCCAGCTCAGTGCATTCAGTCAGAAAATACTGAGCCACCAGTTGCCTTCTCTCAG ACCACAGAGCCTTCAAAACCAGAAGCAGAGGCCTTGTCCTTTGATGACTGTATGCAGCTCTTGGCAGAAGCATTCCCGTTTATAGATGAGCATGAG GCTTctacagctgcatttcagtcaCTGGTTCCTGCTCAGGTCAATAGCAATCCAGCCTTTGTTTCCTCTGATCAAACTCAGCCACCTGAATCCCCTGATCTAGTACAACCCACTGATGCAGAGAATATGCAGAACATAGAGCAAGTTTGGGAAGAATTACTGTCCCTTTCAGAGTTACAG TGCCTGAACATTGAAAATGATAACCTGGCTGAGGTGAGCACAGTCCCGAGCCCTGAAACCAAGCCAGCAGAgatgcacagcagctgcagttaCTGCAGCTCGTTACCCATGCTGAAAAAAGATGTTAACTGCAGTCCAGATTTCCTGGATGGTATAGAGGGCCCCTTCTCGGGCATTTTGCCACCAGAAGACACCAGCCAGCTGAGTGTGAACTCTTTAAATGACACATCCCCTTCAAACCCTGATTTCTGTGAGGATTTCTACACCACGTTTATTGATACAAAGGTGAACGGTGATGCAGCAGCAACGAACACTATCAGTCAATCCCTGGCAGAGATTCTAAGTGAACCTATTGATCTTTCTGACTTTGCACTGTGTAAAGCTTTTAATGGTGACTACTCAGGGACCAGAGCAGAATGTAACGATTCGGACTCTGGTATTTCACTGAATGCAAGTTCCAGCGTAGCATCGCCGGAACACTCTGTGGAATCATCTGCCTGTGCAGATAAGACTTTGGGTTGCAGCGATTCTGAAATGGAAGACACGGATAGCACTCCTGGAAGtatgctgcagagcagtgctgctgtgtacTCTTTGCACCTCCAGGATCAAGTGTTTTCTGCCTTAGGGCCGAGCACTCAAACAAGTTTGCCACGTACAGCCACGCCAAAGAAAGaaccccctcctgctcctggccaaCCCAAAGTTCCCTTCACAAAAGATAAACCTCCAGGCCGCCCTGATGCTCATCTCACGAGAGATGAGCAAAGAGCAAGAGCTCTGCAGATCCCTTTTCCTGTTGAAAAAATCATCAATCTCCCTGTTGCGGACTTCAGCGAAATGATGTCTAAGGAGCAGTTCAATGAAGCCCAGCTTACACTCATTCGAGATATTCGCAGGAGAGGCAAGAACAAAGTGGCTGCTCAAAATTGCCgtaaaagaaaactggaaaatataGTAGAACTGGAGCATGATTTGAGTAACCTAaaagatgagaaagaaaaactgcttAAGGAAAAAGGAGAGCATGACAGAAGCCTTCATCAAATGAAAAAGCAACTCACCACCTTGTACCTCGAGGTCTTCAGCATGCTACGTGATGAAGATGGAAAGCCTTACTCTCCTAGTGAATATTCACTGCAGCAAACTAGAGATGGCAATGTCTTTCTTGTTCCTAAGAGCAGGCAGTCAGGGACTAAACTTTGA
- the NFE2L2 gene encoding nuclear factor erythroid 2-related factor 2 isoform X2 — translation MNLIDILWRQDIDLGARREVFDSRQRQKEYELEKQKKLEKERQEQLQKEQEEALLAQLELDEETGEFVPVQPAQCIQSENTEPPVAFSQTTEPSKPEAEALSFDDCMQLLAEAFPFIDEHEASTAAFQSLVPAQVNSNPAFVSSDQTQPPESPDLVQPTDAENMQNIEQVWEELLSLSELQCLNIENDNLAEVSTVPSPETKPAEMHSSCSYCSSLPMLKKDVNCSPDFLDGIEGPFSGILPPEDTSQLSVNSLNDTSPSNPDFCEDFYTTFIDTKVNGDAAATNTISQSLAEILSEPIDLSDFALCKAFNGDYSGTRAECNDSDSGISLNASSSVASPEHSVESSACADKTLGCSDSEMEDTDSTPGSMLQSSAAVYSLHLQDQVFSALGPSTQTSLPRTATPKKEPPPAPGQPKVPFTKDKPPGRPDAHLTRDEQRARALQIPFPVEKIINLPVADFSEMMSKEQFNEAQLTLIRDIRRRGKNKVAAQNCRKRKLENIVELEHDLSNLKDEKEKLLKEKGEHDRSLHQMKKQLTTLYLEVFSMLRDEDGKPYSPSEYSLQQTRDGNVFLVPKSRQSGTKL, via the exons ATGAACTTGATTGACATCCTTTGGAGGCAAGATATAGACCTTGGGGCAAGACGTGAAGTTTTTGATTCTAGGCAGCGGCAGAAGGAGTATGAACTTGAGAAGCAGAAGAAACTTGAAAAGGAAAGACAAGAGCAGCTCCaaaaagagcaggaggaagccTTGCTGGCTCAGCTGGAGTTAGACGAAGAGACAGGTGAATTTGTTCCTGTGCAGCCAGCTCAGTGCATTCAGTCAGAAAATACTGAGCCACCAGTTGCCTTCTCTCAG ACCACAGAGCCTTCAAAACCAGAAGCAGAGGCCTTGTCCTTTGATGACTGTATGCAGCTCTTGGCAGAAGCATTCCCGTTTATAGATGAGCATGAG GCTTctacagctgcatttcagtcaCTGGTTCCTGCTCAGGTCAATAGCAATCCAGCCTTTGTTTCCTCTGATCAAACTCAGCCACCTGAATCCCCTGATCTAGTACAACCCACTGATGCAGAGAATATGCAGAACATAGAGCAAGTTTGGGAAGAATTACTGTCCCTTTCAGAGTTACAG TGCCTGAACATTGAAAATGATAACCTGGCTGAGGTGAGCACAGTCCCGAGCCCTGAAACCAAGCCAGCAGAgatgcacagcagctgcagttaCTGCAGCTCGTTACCCATGCTGAAAAAAGATGTTAACTGCAGTCCAGATTTCCTGGATGGTATAGAGGGCCCCTTCTCGGGCATTTTGCCACCAGAAGACACCAGCCAGCTGAGTGTGAACTCTTTAAATGACACATCCCCTTCAAACCCTGATTTCTGTGAGGATTTCTACACCACGTTTATTGATACAAAGGTGAACGGTGATGCAGCAGCAACGAACACTATCAGTCAATCCCTGGCAGAGATTCTAAGTGAACCTATTGATCTTTCTGACTTTGCACTGTGTAAAGCTTTTAATGGTGACTACTCAGGGACCAGAGCAGAATGTAACGATTCGGACTCTGGTATTTCACTGAATGCAAGTTCCAGCGTAGCATCGCCGGAACACTCTGTGGAATCATCTGCCTGTGCAGATAAGACTTTGGGTTGCAGCGATTCTGAAATGGAAGACACGGATAGCACTCCTGGAAGtatgctgcagagcagtgctgctgtgtacTCTTTGCACCTCCAGGATCAAGTGTTTTCTGCCTTAGGGCCGAGCACTCAAACAAGTTTGCCACGTACAGCCACGCCAAAGAAAGaaccccctcctgctcctggccaaCCCAAAGTTCCCTTCACAAAAGATAAACCTCCAGGCCGCCCTGATGCTCATCTCACGAGAGATGAGCAAAGAGCAAGAGCTCTGCAGATCCCTTTTCCTGTTGAAAAAATCATCAATCTCCCTGTTGCGGACTTCAGCGAAATGATGTCTAAGGAGCAGTTCAATGAAGCCCAGCTTACACTCATTCGAGATATTCGCAGGAGAGGCAAGAACAAAGTGGCTGCTCAAAATTGCCgtaaaagaaaactggaaaatataGTAGAACTGGAGCATGATTTGAGTAACCTAaaagatgagaaagaaaaactgcttAAGGAAAAAGGAGAGCATGACAGAAGCCTTCATCAAATGAAAAAGCAACTCACCACCTTGTACCTCGAGGTCTTCAGCATGCTACGTGATGAAGATGGAAAGCCTTACTCTCCTAGTGAATATTCACTGCAGCAAACTAGAGATGGCAATGTCTTTCTTGTTCCTAAGAGCAGGCAGTCAGGGACTAAACTTTGA